One stretch of Brachyhypopomus gauderio isolate BG-103 chromosome 10, BGAUD_0.2, whole genome shotgun sequence DNA includes these proteins:
- the rhbdd2 gene encoding rhomboid domain-containing protein 2: protein MRKTFIKGLQKFSNFVSALEFTSGIALVVVLSCVLTIVTKYLHISGDLLSLDSNVVLGGHIHKLFSYTFYHKDVGHLFLGVALLVFFCSGLENGVGTVRFLHQLFLLSTFVGVEHVLLQTLLFSPSTRSSVSGLIPVSLAVLGMVTIGSRMRKAFLMGVSVPTATLPWIILLFVTLLTRNTAFLCNVLAVVTGEMYGMRWFSVLEMSESKACVLEKKMPFRWLKRMAGVKYIPASTEERKKDLHTICSPPPGSYPVQAYAPASALNPQSVGSLPNSLEGWSHSTYIQQNYTVPSAYAGYAFGPGFGTSHGHGHSHSYGHSHGHECGSTPGHSHGHECGSTPGHSHHECGSTTGHSHHESAPQTSSLWMSSAPYVHSHFRTPVNITEQTFVNLPEAASQAPPTEFLAKTAVVSM from the exons ATGCGCAAAACGTTTATTAAAGGGCTGCAGAAGTTTTCTAATTTCGTGTCAGCGTTGGAGTTTACAAGTGGGATAGCGCTGGTGGTCGTactgtcctgtgtcctgaccaTCGTCACGAAGTATCTCCACATCTCTGGAGATCTGCTGAGCCTCGACTCCAACGTGGTTCTCGGCGGCCACA TCCACAAGCTCTTCTCCTACACCTTCTACCATAAAGATGTGGGACACCTCTTCCTCGGTGTGGCTCTGCTGGTATTCTTCTGCAGTGGGTTAGAGAATGGAGTTGGCACCGTGCGGTTCCTGCACCAGCTGTTCCTTCTCTCCACCTTCGTGGGCGTAGAACACGTGCTGCTGCAGACACTGCTTTTTTCTCCGTCCACGAGGTCCTCCGTCTCGGGCCTGATCCCGGTATCTCTAGCTGTGCTCGGCATGGTGACCATCGGCTCCCGTATGCGGAAGGCCTTCCTGATGGGTGTCAGCGTGCCCACCGCAACTCTTCCCTGGATCATCTTGCTGTTTGTCACGCTGCTTACTCGTAACACTGCGTTCCTTTGCAACGTTCTGGCTGTAGTCACAGGAGAGATGT ATGGCATGAGATGGTTTTCGGTGTTAGAAATGTCGGAGTCTAAAGCTTGTGTGCTTGAGAAGAAAATGCCCTTCAGGTGGCTGAAGAGGATGGCAGGTGTAAAGTATATTCCTGCATCTACAGAGGAGAGAAAAAAGGATCTGCACACCAT ATGCAGCCCACCTCCAGGGTCCTATCCTGTTCAGGCCTACGCACCGGCGTCTGCTTTAAACCCTCAGTCTGTGGGAAGCCTGCCTAACAGTCTGGAAGGTTGGTCACACTCAACCTACATCCAGCAGAATTACACGGTGCCTTCAGCGTATGCTGGGTATGCCTTTGGGCCTGGTTTTGGAACTAGTCATGGACACGGTCACAGTCACAGTTATGGACACAGTCATGGTCATGAGTGTGGGTCTACTCCTGGACACAGTCATGGTCATGAGTGTGGGTCTACTCCTGGACACAGCCATCATGAGTGTGGGTCTACTACTGGACACAGTCATCATGAGTCAGCTCCACAGACCAGCAGTTTGTGGATGTCCTCTGCCCCTTATGTCCATTCTCACTTCAGAACTCCTGTCAATATCACTGAACAGACTTTTGTTAACCTGCCAGAAGCAGCATCACAGGCTCCTCCCACAGAATTCCTGGCCAAGACTGCTGTGGTGTCTATGTAA